One part of the Pelodiscus sinensis isolate JC-2024 chromosome 16, ASM4963464v1, whole genome shotgun sequence genome encodes these proteins:
- the FBXL18 gene encoding F-box/LRR-repeat protein 18 isoform X1, translating into MFDPGQETLSAEIAGVSNGINLMEFSDEILLHILSYVPCTDLVLNVKRTCRKLATLCLDKSLTYTVLLHKDYQVSKDKVRQLMREIGKEIHQLNMAGCYWLPGSSIDHVIRCKNLVKLNLSGCHLTSLRLSKMLSALQHLRSLAIDVNPGFDASQLSSECKATLSHVLELKQTLYTPSYGVVPCCTSLEKLLLYFEILDRSREGFILSGQLMVGESNVPHYQSLRVFYARLAPGYVNQEVVRLYLAVLSDRTPENLHAFLISAPGSFAESGATKNLLDSMARNVCLDALQLPKSWINGSGLLQHLKFNNPFYFSFSRCTLSGSHLILRVINGGKDLKSLTSLNLSGCIHCLSSDSLFRKAEDYIDSSILESLVVSCCNLRHLNLSAAHHHSSESLGKHLCQLLARLRHLLSLALPVCSIANVAINTDKPPVQSVTNVVPQGLGRKIRIGVPTYTKNFLEQSNQKSQSSVFWTLLENLLFLKNLELIGSSFSSAMPRNEPAIRNSLPPCSRAQSVGDSDVAAIGQLTFLQSLTLAQLPNILTGSGLVNIGLQCQHLRTLSLANLGMMGKVVYMSALLDMLKHCRCLRDLRLEQPYFSANAQFFQALSHCSSLQRFCIISRSGTLQFDAVMSFMASCCEVIMCHMFMGESLTVCKNLQQSIVRSSANKMTRLYSSLSCRGDSLLHCHVFLHPRNFAEEEFITLFIVLLHGTISGHGTSQMLKEVPFPAKEWTAERVSRQIDLH; encoded by the exons ATGTTTGACCCTGGACAG GAGACGCTGAGCGCAGAGATTGCGGGAGTCAGTAATGGCATCAACTTGATGGAGTTCTCAGATGAGATCCTTTTGCACATCTTGAGCTATGTTCCTTGCACAGACCTTGTTCTAAATGTGAAGAGAACCTGCAGGAAGCTTGCGACTCTTTGTCTTGACAAGAGTTTAACCTACACTGTGCTACTTCATAAAGACTATCAG GTGAGCAAGGACAAAGTGAGGCAGCTAATGAGGGAGATTGGAAAAGAGATCCACCAGCTGAACATGGCTGGCTGCTACTGGCTCCCTGGTTCCAGCATTGACCATGTAATACGATGCAAGAACCTGGTAAAGCTGAACTTGTCTGGCTGCCATCTCACCTCCCTTCGCCTCTCCAAGATGCTCTCTGCTCTCCAGCACTTGCGCTCACTGGCAATTGATGTAAACCCTGGTTTTGATGCCAGCCAATTGAGCAGTGAATGTAAAGCTACACTTAGTCATGTACTGGAGCTCAAGCAGACCCTTTACACGCCATCATATGGCGTGGTTCCATGCTGCACCAGCCTTGAGAAACTGCTGCTCTATTTTGAGATCCTAGACCGATCCCGAGAAGGCTTCATTTTGTCTGGCCAGCTGATGGTGGGTGAAAGTAACGTACCCCACTACCAGAGCCTTCGTGTCTTTTATGCTAGGTTGGCTCCTGGCTATGTCAATCAGGAGGTGGTGAGGCTGTATCTGGCAGTGCTAAGTGACCGGACCCCAGAAAATCTTCATGCCTTCCTCATTTCTGCCCCTGGAAGTTTTGCGGAGAGTGGAGCCACTAAAAACCTCTTGGACTCAATGGCTCGAAATGTATGTCTGGATGCTTTGCAGTTGCCCAAATCCTGGATTAATGGATCTGGCCTCCTTCAGCACTTGAAGTTCAACAACCCTTTCTACTTCAGCTTTAGCCGCTGCACCTTATCTGGTAGCCACCTGATCCTGCGGGTTATTAATGGTGGGAAGGACCTCAAAAGCTTGACTAGTTTGAATCTCAGTGGTTGCATTCACTGTCTGTCTTCCGACTCCTTGTTTCGGAAGGCAGAAGATTATATTGACAGCAGCATTCTGGAGAGTCTGGTTGTGTCCTGCTGCAATCTGAGACATCTGAATCTTTCTGCTGCTCACCATCACAGCTCAGAAAGCTTAGGGAAGCATTTGTGCCAGCTCCTGGCACGGCTAAGGCACCTGTTGTCTTTGGCACTACCAGTTTGCTCCATCGCAAATGTTGCTATAAACACAGACAAGCCACCTGTGCAGTCCGTAACAAATGTGGTGCCCCAAGGCCTTGGAAGGAAAATCCGGATTGGGGTGCCAACATACACCAAGAACTTCTTGGAGCAGTCAAATCAGAAGTCTCAATCCTCTGTGTTTTGGACTCTGTTGGAGAACCTCCTGTTTTTGAAAAACTTGGAGTTAATTGGGTCCAGCTTTTCCTCTGCCATGCCCCGGAATGAGCCAGCAATTCGGAACTCCCTACCCCCTTGCAGCCGGGCGCAGAGCGTTGGGGATTCAGACGTGGCTGCCATTGGCCAGTTGACCTTTTTACAGAGCCTCACTTTAGCACAGCTGCCTAATATCCTCACTGGTTCTGGGCTTGTTAACATTGGATTGCAGTGCCAGCATCTGCGGACTCTCTCGCTAGCCAACCTGGGCATGATGGGAAAGGTGGTCTATATGTCTGCCCTCCTGGACATGCTGAAGCACTGCAGGTGCTTGAGGGATCTCAG GCTAGAGCAGCCGTACTTCAGTGCTAATGCCCAGTTCTTCCAGGCACTGAGTCATTGTTCTTCTCTTCAGCGCTTTTGTATCATCTCCCGGAGTGGGACTCTGCAGTTTGATGCAGTGATGTCATTCATGGCCAGTTGCTGTGAGGTCATCATGTGCCACATGTTTATGGGAGAATCTCTCACAGTTTGCAAAAATCTTCAACAGTCCATTGTACGGAG TTCAGCAAACAAGATGACAAGACTATATTCCTCTCTGAGCTGCAGAGGAGACTCACTACTGCACT GCCATGTATTTCTTCACCCCAgaaattttgcagaagaggaattCATAACACTCTTCATAGTACTTCTGCATGGCACCATTAGTGGGCATGGTACTTCACAAATGCTAAAAGAAGTTCCTTTTCCAGCAAAAGAATGGACTGCAGAAAGAG
- the FBXL18 gene encoding F-box/LRR-repeat protein 18 isoform X4: MFDPGQETLSAEIAGVSNGINLMEFSDEILLHILSYVPCTDLVLNVKRTCRKLATLCLDKSLTYTVLLHKDYQVSKDKVRQLMREIGKEIHQLNMAGCYWLPGSSIDHVIRCKNLVKLNLSGCHLTSLRLSKMLSALQHLRSLAIDVNPGFDASQLSSECKATLSHVLELKQTLYTPSYGVVPCCTSLEKLLLYFEILDRSREGFILSGQLMVGESNVPHYQSLRVFYARLAPGYVNQEVVRLYLAVLSDRTPENLHAFLISAPGSFAESGATKNLLDSMARNVCLDALQLPKSWINGSGLLQHLKFNNPFYFSFSRCTLSGSHLILRVINGGKDLKSLTSLNLSGCIHCLSSDSLFRKAEDYIDSSILESLVVSCCNLRHLNLSAAHHHSSESLGKHLCQLLARLRHLLSLALPVCSIANVAINTDKPPVQSVTNVVPQGLGRKIRIGVPTYTKNFLEQSNQKSQSSVFWTLLENLLFLKNLELIGSSFSSAMPRNEPAIRNSLPPCSRAQSVGDSDVAAIGQLTFLQSLTLAQLPNILTGSGLVNIGLQCQHLRTLSLANLGMMGKVVYMSALLDMLKHCRCLRDLRLEQPYFSANAQFFQALSHCSSLQRFCIISRSGTLQFDAVMSFMASCCEVIMCHMFMGESLTVCKNLQQSIVRSFPRCLLYWVGCSGHLFLQMPDRIFCPLH, from the exons ATGTTTGACCCTGGACAG GAGACGCTGAGCGCAGAGATTGCGGGAGTCAGTAATGGCATCAACTTGATGGAGTTCTCAGATGAGATCCTTTTGCACATCTTGAGCTATGTTCCTTGCACAGACCTTGTTCTAAATGTGAAGAGAACCTGCAGGAAGCTTGCGACTCTTTGTCTTGACAAGAGTTTAACCTACACTGTGCTACTTCATAAAGACTATCAG GTGAGCAAGGACAAAGTGAGGCAGCTAATGAGGGAGATTGGAAAAGAGATCCACCAGCTGAACATGGCTGGCTGCTACTGGCTCCCTGGTTCCAGCATTGACCATGTAATACGATGCAAGAACCTGGTAAAGCTGAACTTGTCTGGCTGCCATCTCACCTCCCTTCGCCTCTCCAAGATGCTCTCTGCTCTCCAGCACTTGCGCTCACTGGCAATTGATGTAAACCCTGGTTTTGATGCCAGCCAATTGAGCAGTGAATGTAAAGCTACACTTAGTCATGTACTGGAGCTCAAGCAGACCCTTTACACGCCATCATATGGCGTGGTTCCATGCTGCACCAGCCTTGAGAAACTGCTGCTCTATTTTGAGATCCTAGACCGATCCCGAGAAGGCTTCATTTTGTCTGGCCAGCTGATGGTGGGTGAAAGTAACGTACCCCACTACCAGAGCCTTCGTGTCTTTTATGCTAGGTTGGCTCCTGGCTATGTCAATCAGGAGGTGGTGAGGCTGTATCTGGCAGTGCTAAGTGACCGGACCCCAGAAAATCTTCATGCCTTCCTCATTTCTGCCCCTGGAAGTTTTGCGGAGAGTGGAGCCACTAAAAACCTCTTGGACTCAATGGCTCGAAATGTATGTCTGGATGCTTTGCAGTTGCCCAAATCCTGGATTAATGGATCTGGCCTCCTTCAGCACTTGAAGTTCAACAACCCTTTCTACTTCAGCTTTAGCCGCTGCACCTTATCTGGTAGCCACCTGATCCTGCGGGTTATTAATGGTGGGAAGGACCTCAAAAGCTTGACTAGTTTGAATCTCAGTGGTTGCATTCACTGTCTGTCTTCCGACTCCTTGTTTCGGAAGGCAGAAGATTATATTGACAGCAGCATTCTGGAGAGTCTGGTTGTGTCCTGCTGCAATCTGAGACATCTGAATCTTTCTGCTGCTCACCATCACAGCTCAGAAAGCTTAGGGAAGCATTTGTGCCAGCTCCTGGCACGGCTAAGGCACCTGTTGTCTTTGGCACTACCAGTTTGCTCCATCGCAAATGTTGCTATAAACACAGACAAGCCACCTGTGCAGTCCGTAACAAATGTGGTGCCCCAAGGCCTTGGAAGGAAAATCCGGATTGGGGTGCCAACATACACCAAGAACTTCTTGGAGCAGTCAAATCAGAAGTCTCAATCCTCTGTGTTTTGGACTCTGTTGGAGAACCTCCTGTTTTTGAAAAACTTGGAGTTAATTGGGTCCAGCTTTTCCTCTGCCATGCCCCGGAATGAGCCAGCAATTCGGAACTCCCTACCCCCTTGCAGCCGGGCGCAGAGCGTTGGGGATTCAGACGTGGCTGCCATTGGCCAGTTGACCTTTTTACAGAGCCTCACTTTAGCACAGCTGCCTAATATCCTCACTGGTTCTGGGCTTGTTAACATTGGATTGCAGTGCCAGCATCTGCGGACTCTCTCGCTAGCCAACCTGGGCATGATGGGAAAGGTGGTCTATATGTCTGCCCTCCTGGACATGCTGAAGCACTGCAGGTGCTTGAGGGATCTCAG GCTAGAGCAGCCGTACTTCAGTGCTAATGCCCAGTTCTTCCAGGCACTGAGTCATTGTTCTTCTCTTCAGCGCTTTTGTATCATCTCCCGGAGTGGGACTCTGCAGTTTGATGCAGTGATGTCATTCATGGCCAGTTGCTGTGAGGTCATCATGTGCCACATGTTTATGGGAGAATCTCTCACAGTTTGCAAAAATCTTCAACAGTCCATTGTACGGAG CTTCCCTCGCTGTCTGCTATACTGGGTTGGCTGCAGTGGTCACCTTTTCCTCCAGATGCCTGATAGAATTTTTTGTCCACTTCACTGA
- the FBXL18 gene encoding F-box/LRR-repeat protein 18 isoform X2 produces MEFSDEILLHILSYVPCTDLVLNVKRTCRKLATLCLDKSLTYTVLLHKDYQVSKDKVRQLMREIGKEIHQLNMAGCYWLPGSSIDHVIRCKNLVKLNLSGCHLTSLRLSKMLSALQHLRSLAIDVNPGFDASQLSSECKATLSHVLELKQTLYTPSYGVVPCCTSLEKLLLYFEILDRSREGFILSGQLMVGESNVPHYQSLRVFYARLAPGYVNQEVVRLYLAVLSDRTPENLHAFLISAPGSFAESGATKNLLDSMARNVCLDALQLPKSWINGSGLLQHLKFNNPFYFSFSRCTLSGSHLILRVINGGKDLKSLTSLNLSGCIHCLSSDSLFRKAEDYIDSSILESLVVSCCNLRHLNLSAAHHHSSESLGKHLCQLLARLRHLLSLALPVCSIANVAINTDKPPVQSVTNVVPQGLGRKIRIGVPTYTKNFLEQSNQKSQSSVFWTLLENLLFLKNLELIGSSFSSAMPRNEPAIRNSLPPCSRAQSVGDSDVAAIGQLTFLQSLTLAQLPNILTGSGLVNIGLQCQHLRTLSLANLGMMGKVVYMSALLDMLKHCRCLRDLRLEQPYFSANAQFFQALSHCSSLQRFCIISRSGTLQFDAVMSFMASCCEVIMCHMFMGESLTVCKNLQQSIVRSSANKMTRLYSSLSCRGDSLLHCHVFLHPRNFAEEEFITLFIVLLHGTISGHGTSQMLKEVPFPAKEWTAERVSRQIDLH; encoded by the exons ATGGAGTTCTCAGATGAGATCCTTTTGCACATCTTGAGCTATGTTCCTTGCACAGACCTTGTTCTAAATGTGAAGAGAACCTGCAGGAAGCTTGCGACTCTTTGTCTTGACAAGAGTTTAACCTACACTGTGCTACTTCATAAAGACTATCAG GTGAGCAAGGACAAAGTGAGGCAGCTAATGAGGGAGATTGGAAAAGAGATCCACCAGCTGAACATGGCTGGCTGCTACTGGCTCCCTGGTTCCAGCATTGACCATGTAATACGATGCAAGAACCTGGTAAAGCTGAACTTGTCTGGCTGCCATCTCACCTCCCTTCGCCTCTCCAAGATGCTCTCTGCTCTCCAGCACTTGCGCTCACTGGCAATTGATGTAAACCCTGGTTTTGATGCCAGCCAATTGAGCAGTGAATGTAAAGCTACACTTAGTCATGTACTGGAGCTCAAGCAGACCCTTTACACGCCATCATATGGCGTGGTTCCATGCTGCACCAGCCTTGAGAAACTGCTGCTCTATTTTGAGATCCTAGACCGATCCCGAGAAGGCTTCATTTTGTCTGGCCAGCTGATGGTGGGTGAAAGTAACGTACCCCACTACCAGAGCCTTCGTGTCTTTTATGCTAGGTTGGCTCCTGGCTATGTCAATCAGGAGGTGGTGAGGCTGTATCTGGCAGTGCTAAGTGACCGGACCCCAGAAAATCTTCATGCCTTCCTCATTTCTGCCCCTGGAAGTTTTGCGGAGAGTGGAGCCACTAAAAACCTCTTGGACTCAATGGCTCGAAATGTATGTCTGGATGCTTTGCAGTTGCCCAAATCCTGGATTAATGGATCTGGCCTCCTTCAGCACTTGAAGTTCAACAACCCTTTCTACTTCAGCTTTAGCCGCTGCACCTTATCTGGTAGCCACCTGATCCTGCGGGTTATTAATGGTGGGAAGGACCTCAAAAGCTTGACTAGTTTGAATCTCAGTGGTTGCATTCACTGTCTGTCTTCCGACTCCTTGTTTCGGAAGGCAGAAGATTATATTGACAGCAGCATTCTGGAGAGTCTGGTTGTGTCCTGCTGCAATCTGAGACATCTGAATCTTTCTGCTGCTCACCATCACAGCTCAGAAAGCTTAGGGAAGCATTTGTGCCAGCTCCTGGCACGGCTAAGGCACCTGTTGTCTTTGGCACTACCAGTTTGCTCCATCGCAAATGTTGCTATAAACACAGACAAGCCACCTGTGCAGTCCGTAACAAATGTGGTGCCCCAAGGCCTTGGAAGGAAAATCCGGATTGGGGTGCCAACATACACCAAGAACTTCTTGGAGCAGTCAAATCAGAAGTCTCAATCCTCTGTGTTTTGGACTCTGTTGGAGAACCTCCTGTTTTTGAAAAACTTGGAGTTAATTGGGTCCAGCTTTTCCTCTGCCATGCCCCGGAATGAGCCAGCAATTCGGAACTCCCTACCCCCTTGCAGCCGGGCGCAGAGCGTTGGGGATTCAGACGTGGCTGCCATTGGCCAGTTGACCTTTTTACAGAGCCTCACTTTAGCACAGCTGCCTAATATCCTCACTGGTTCTGGGCTTGTTAACATTGGATTGCAGTGCCAGCATCTGCGGACTCTCTCGCTAGCCAACCTGGGCATGATGGGAAAGGTGGTCTATATGTCTGCCCTCCTGGACATGCTGAAGCACTGCAGGTGCTTGAGGGATCTCAG GCTAGAGCAGCCGTACTTCAGTGCTAATGCCCAGTTCTTCCAGGCACTGAGTCATTGTTCTTCTCTTCAGCGCTTTTGTATCATCTCCCGGAGTGGGACTCTGCAGTTTGATGCAGTGATGTCATTCATGGCCAGTTGCTGTGAGGTCATCATGTGCCACATGTTTATGGGAGAATCTCTCACAGTTTGCAAAAATCTTCAACAGTCCATTGTACGGAG TTCAGCAAACAAGATGACAAGACTATATTCCTCTCTGAGCTGCAGAGGAGACTCACTACTGCACT GCCATGTATTTCTTCACCCCAgaaattttgcagaagaggaattCATAACACTCTTCATAGTACTTCTGCATGGCACCATTAGTGGGCATGGTACTTCACAAATGCTAAAAGAAGTTCCTTTTCCAGCAAAAGAATGGACTGCAGAAAGAG
- the FBXL18 gene encoding F-box/LRR-repeat protein 18 isoform X3, with product MFDPGQETLSAEIAGVSNGINLMEFSDEILLHILSYVPCTDLVLNVKRTCRKLATLCLDKSLTYTVLLHKDYQVSKDKVRQLMREIGKEIHQLNMAGCYWLPGSSIDHVIRCKNLVKLNLSGCHLTSLRLSKMLSALQHLRSLAIDVNPGFDASQLSSECKATLSHVLELKQTLYTPSYGVVPCCTSLEKLLLYFEILDRSREGFILSGQLMVGESNVPHYQSLRVFYARLAPGYVNQEVVRLYLAVLSDRTPENLHAFLISAPGSFAESGATKNLLDSMARNVCLDALQLPKSWINGSGLLQHLKFNNPFYFSFSRCTLSGSHLILRVINGGKDLKSLTSLNLSGCIHCLSSDSLFRKAEDYIDSSILESLVVSCCNLRHLNLSAAHHHSSESLGKHLCQLLARLRHLLSLALPVCSIANVAINTDKPPVQSVTNVVPQGLGRKIRIGVPTYTKNFLEQSNQKSQSSVFWTLLENLLFLKNLELIGSSFSSAMPRNEPAIRNSLPPCSRAQSVGDSDVAAIGQLTFLQSLTLAQLPNILTGSGLVNIGLQCQHLRTLSLANLGMMGKVVYMSALLDMLKHCRCLRDLRLEQPYFSANAQFFQALSHCSSLQRFCIISRSGTLQFDAVMSFMASCCEVIMCHMFMGESLTVCKNLQQSIVRSFQADRPALNVVIFPLLHEDLTEVIRDVPMMHLDEITLFKSRVAEEPPNLWW from the exons ATGTTTGACCCTGGACAG GAGACGCTGAGCGCAGAGATTGCGGGAGTCAGTAATGGCATCAACTTGATGGAGTTCTCAGATGAGATCCTTTTGCACATCTTGAGCTATGTTCCTTGCACAGACCTTGTTCTAAATGTGAAGAGAACCTGCAGGAAGCTTGCGACTCTTTGTCTTGACAAGAGTTTAACCTACACTGTGCTACTTCATAAAGACTATCAG GTGAGCAAGGACAAAGTGAGGCAGCTAATGAGGGAGATTGGAAAAGAGATCCACCAGCTGAACATGGCTGGCTGCTACTGGCTCCCTGGTTCCAGCATTGACCATGTAATACGATGCAAGAACCTGGTAAAGCTGAACTTGTCTGGCTGCCATCTCACCTCCCTTCGCCTCTCCAAGATGCTCTCTGCTCTCCAGCACTTGCGCTCACTGGCAATTGATGTAAACCCTGGTTTTGATGCCAGCCAATTGAGCAGTGAATGTAAAGCTACACTTAGTCATGTACTGGAGCTCAAGCAGACCCTTTACACGCCATCATATGGCGTGGTTCCATGCTGCACCAGCCTTGAGAAACTGCTGCTCTATTTTGAGATCCTAGACCGATCCCGAGAAGGCTTCATTTTGTCTGGCCAGCTGATGGTGGGTGAAAGTAACGTACCCCACTACCAGAGCCTTCGTGTCTTTTATGCTAGGTTGGCTCCTGGCTATGTCAATCAGGAGGTGGTGAGGCTGTATCTGGCAGTGCTAAGTGACCGGACCCCAGAAAATCTTCATGCCTTCCTCATTTCTGCCCCTGGAAGTTTTGCGGAGAGTGGAGCCACTAAAAACCTCTTGGACTCAATGGCTCGAAATGTATGTCTGGATGCTTTGCAGTTGCCCAAATCCTGGATTAATGGATCTGGCCTCCTTCAGCACTTGAAGTTCAACAACCCTTTCTACTTCAGCTTTAGCCGCTGCACCTTATCTGGTAGCCACCTGATCCTGCGGGTTATTAATGGTGGGAAGGACCTCAAAAGCTTGACTAGTTTGAATCTCAGTGGTTGCATTCACTGTCTGTCTTCCGACTCCTTGTTTCGGAAGGCAGAAGATTATATTGACAGCAGCATTCTGGAGAGTCTGGTTGTGTCCTGCTGCAATCTGAGACATCTGAATCTTTCTGCTGCTCACCATCACAGCTCAGAAAGCTTAGGGAAGCATTTGTGCCAGCTCCTGGCACGGCTAAGGCACCTGTTGTCTTTGGCACTACCAGTTTGCTCCATCGCAAATGTTGCTATAAACACAGACAAGCCACCTGTGCAGTCCGTAACAAATGTGGTGCCCCAAGGCCTTGGAAGGAAAATCCGGATTGGGGTGCCAACATACACCAAGAACTTCTTGGAGCAGTCAAATCAGAAGTCTCAATCCTCTGTGTTTTGGACTCTGTTGGAGAACCTCCTGTTTTTGAAAAACTTGGAGTTAATTGGGTCCAGCTTTTCCTCTGCCATGCCCCGGAATGAGCCAGCAATTCGGAACTCCCTACCCCCTTGCAGCCGGGCGCAGAGCGTTGGGGATTCAGACGTGGCTGCCATTGGCCAGTTGACCTTTTTACAGAGCCTCACTTTAGCACAGCTGCCTAATATCCTCACTGGTTCTGGGCTTGTTAACATTGGATTGCAGTGCCAGCATCTGCGGACTCTCTCGCTAGCCAACCTGGGCATGATGGGAAAGGTGGTCTATATGTCTGCCCTCCTGGACATGCTGAAGCACTGCAGGTGCTTGAGGGATCTCAG GCTAGAGCAGCCGTACTTCAGTGCTAATGCCCAGTTCTTCCAGGCACTGAGTCATTGTTCTTCTCTTCAGCGCTTTTGTATCATCTCCCGGAGTGGGACTCTGCAGTTTGATGCAGTGATGTCATTCATGGCCAGTTGCTGTGAGGTCATCATGTGCCACATGTTTATGGGAGAATCTCTCACAGTTTGCAAAAATCTTCAACAGTCCATTGTACGGAG